The genomic region TGCAACAAAATTTGATAGTTTTTGACGAATCACTTTCTACATCAGTAATTAAATTGACAACATAAACCCCATTCGCCAACCCATTCATTGGTATCTCTCCAGTCACACAGGCCGCAGATTTGTTATGATTATTATGATTCATTATGATTATCCCTTGCGAGCCATGCGTCGAGAAGTCTCGCGATCCTTGCGTCTTTGCGCCTGCCTGTCGACAGAAAGGGTTAATCTAAATCATTATCACCATTAAGATCCCCAGCAGGAAGCCGGTAGCCGGAAGCTGGTAGCCGGTAGCCGACATTTACTTCCCTCCAAAAACTTTTTTCAAAATATCACTCACCCTTGCCGCCGGATCTTTTCTGATTTTTGTTTCTTCTATGGCAACAAGTTTGAAAAGTCCTTCAATAGCACGTTGCGTCACGAAATCATCCAGACTTGGATTTACTTTTTTTACGAAAGGAACTTTGTTATATGTGCTGAAAAGCGGATTCCAGTATTTTGTAATCTGTACTTTTTTCAGTGAAGCAGCAATGACCGGTCTGAATTCCTTGCTGAGTTGGGCGGTGGTGCTTTTGCGGAGGTATTGGGTCGCTTCATCATCCTTTCCTTTGAGAATGGTGAGTCCGTCGTTAATGGTCATGGAGGTGATGGCAGCGAGGAAAATGGGAGCGGCTTTTTTTGCAGCATCTTCGGCGGCCCGGTTAAGTTGTTTTTCAAATTCTTCTACCTGCCTCTTCATCCCAAGATTTACTAAAGTGGACCGCATATCACGTGCATCGCTGGGGAAGGGAATTTTAATCAGATTGTTTTTATAAAAACCATCGGTTTTGGATGCTTTGGTACTTGCATTTTTTGATCCGACATTGAGCGCTTCTTTTAATCCTTTGGTGATATCGGCATTCGATAATCCGCTACCCAATGAGTTGTTGACCGTGTTCAGAATATTATTGATGTCAATTTGTGCTTTTGAAAATAAACTCGAAAGCAGGAAGGCAAGCAGCAGGAACTTTTTCATAAGACAGGTGTTTTTCATCGCGGAGTCAAATATATTGCCAAATGTAATTGATATAGGGTTGAATCATTACTCCCAATCATTCTTTCTTCATTTGAAATTTTTTGGAATGGGCTTCCCGACTCCCTATGAATCATCTGATATTTTGTATTTTCACAAACTTGGAAATTTGAATGACCCGCCCAATCAAAAGGGAAGGATGAAAGATTTAAACCCTCTGCTTTAATGAGAATTAAACTTAGTCTTCATCCTTTTAAATCCGGGGAAAATAAGAAGCCTGTCATTGCTCAAATCTAAATGCCATTGTGATAAATTATGCTTGTTGAAATCATTACCATCGGAGATGAATTGTTAATCGGTCAGATTGTGGATACGAACTCGGCCTGGATTGGTCAGCAGTTGAACGCGATCGGATTCAAGGTGCATCAGATTACTACGGTGTCTGATCAGCGGGAGCATATCCTCACTGCTTTTAAGGAAGCCTCGCAGCGGGTACAGGTGGTGTTGATTACCGGTGGTCTGGGTCCGACAAGGGATGACCTGACGAAGGATTGCCTCTGTGAATATTTTAATGTGCCACTGCAGTTCAATGAGGAGGCATACATGGATGTGGAACATTTGTTTAAGATACGTGGTCGGGAAGTAACCCCGGTCAATCGCCTGCAGGCTGAACTCCCGGCCAATGCCACATTGCTTAGTAATAAGGTGGGTACAGCTCCGGGAATGTGGTTCGATGAGGGGGGTGTGGTGTATGTGTCGATGCCCGGTGTTCCCTATGAAATGAAGTATCTGATGGAAAAGGAAGTCTTGCCCCGTTTGAAGAGGAAGTATGAGGCTCCGTTTATTATGCATAGGACTATTCTTACGCAAGGAATCGGGGAGAGCTTTTTGTCGGATCTGATTTCTGATTTTGAAGATGCATTGCCCTCCTATGTAAAGTTGGCTTATCTGCCTTCCTCCGGTATGGTACGCCTGCGCCTGAGTGCTTCGGGAGAGGAGCAGTTTATTCGGGCAGAGATGGATCGATTAGTAGCAGAGTTGTCCCAAAAAACCCGGCAGTTTAAATTTGGAATGGATGATGATACTATCGAAGAAGTACTCGGTAAGTTGCTGTTGAAAAAAGGCCTCACGGTCTCCACTGCCGAAAGTTGTACCGGAGGGAATGTCGCTCATCTCATTACTTCTGTTCCCGGTTCATCGGCCTGGTATATCGGATCCACCGTTACCTATTCCTATAAAAGTAAGACCGATTTACTGGAAGTCCCTACCGATTTGATGCTGAAGCATGGTGCGGTGAGTGAAGAAGTAGTCCTTTCCATGGCAGAAAGTGTGAAAAAGAAATTCTCCACCGATTGCGCCATAGCCACTTCAGGGGTAGCAGGTCCTGGTGGTGGTACACCCGATAAACCGGTGGGAACCGTGTGGATCGGAA from Bacteroidota bacterium harbors:
- a CDS encoding DUF4197 domain-containing protein; protein product: MKNTCLMKKFLLLAFLLSSLFSKAQIDINNILNTVNNSLGSGLSNADITKGLKEALNVGSKNASTKASKTDGFYKNNLIKIPFPSDARDMRSTLVNLGMKRQVEEFEKQLNRAAEDAAKKAAPIFLAAITSMTINDGLTILKGKDDEATQYLRKSTTAQLSKEFRPVIAASLKKVQITKYWNPLFSTYNKVPFVKKVNPSLDDFVTQRAIEGLFKLVAIEETKIRKDPAARVSDILKKVFGGK
- a CDS encoding competence/damage-inducible protein A, producing MLVEIITIGDELLIGQIVDTNSAWIGQQLNAIGFKVHQITTVSDQREHILTAFKEASQRVQVVLITGGLGPTRDDLTKDCLCEYFNVPLQFNEEAYMDVEHLFKIRGREVTPVNRLQAELPANATLLSNKVGTAPGMWFDEGGVVYVSMPGVPYEMKYLMEKEVLPRLKRKYEAPFIMHRTILTQGIGESFLSDLISDFEDALPSYVKLAYLPSSGMVRLRLSASGEEQFIRAEMDRLVAELSQKTRQFKFGMDDDTIEEVLGKLLLKKGLTVSTAESCTGGNVAHLITSVPGSSAWYIGSTVTYSYKSKTDLLEVPTDLMLKHGAVSEEVVLSMAESVKKKFSTDCAIATSGVAGPGGGTPDKPVGTVWIGISVPGRTFAKKVLLGDNRLRTIQVASETALNMLRKAVLAEDL